One Torulaspora globosa chromosome 5, complete sequence DNA window includes the following coding sequences:
- the HRT1 gene encoding SCF ubiquitin ligase complex subunit HRT1 (ancestral locus Anc_3.28) has product MSEEDKMEVDSDVVEQRSSEVPQATKTKPKRFEIKKWTAVAFWSWDIAVDNCAICRNHIMEPCIECQPLAMTDTDNECVAAWGTCNHAFHLHCINKWIKTRDACPLDNQPWQLARCGR; this is encoded by the coding sequence ATGAGCGAAGAGGATAAGATGGAGGTGGACTCGGACGTGGTGGAACAGCGTTCGTCCGAGGTTCCGCAggcgacgaagacgaaACCCAAGAGGTttgagatcaagaaatggacGGCTGTGGCGTTTTGGTCTTGGGATATTGCTGTGGACAATTGCGCTATCTGCAGGAATCATATTATGGAGCCTTGCATTGAATGCCAGCCTCTAGCCATGACAGATACCGATAACGAATGCGTAGCAGCCTGGGGTACGTGTAACCACGCCTTCCACCTACATTGCATCAATAAGTGGATCAAGACCAGAGATGCGTGTCCGCTGGATAACCAGCCGTGGCAGCTGGCCAGATGCGGGCGATAG
- the EMW1 gene encoding tetratricopeptide repeat-containing protein EMW1 (ancestral locus Anc_3.32), protein MEVLLHSYLLLSANPTALDANCAEICDEGTIDLAREILNGQSYSVVEKLAASFPKSPVLAASIDEESLLVSLRQFLDDCFTNNESYALLFAIASLQTFIQNNYTGPLAPGNVQDLLFKQNDVPESVRTLAVSLLGSGGQPAYDLVKDPLYLILALLLLERLTKQQTSFADDFDAERDTCDISATHTPGLRAVAHWWYARALLARLSLLREPAGNGPAIASSIFSSIDLAHAITKDLPPETSTSLKSDIYTMFYLENVKCSLAINTEHLCLPSLTKVKKLTNFQFVLTGARAKRTKFQQKSFSGLIILAKSSSTAAVQESSDRNPDHIVLESDILLEKPHFEDIASEPLDEQIVKKQKLAEGDALEEDKLLPVAIRQENIPAELRSLDPNEQPQLTGYDNVQLLLRLYVLRQTSPAKDPLVEEELGAIISRVIYQNGMKDWTIFSRALWERSIVETCKAKTIERGLLQMQSLVEELGIKIQTRLIPSSYDAQNNERLKYVHQLPFIPHWELEATLAEKYMSLGVLKSAVEIYERLQMACEAALCYAAVGDEKTAEEILLKRVAEQPKDARAYSILGDIRQDPELWQKSWEIGKYVNAKNSLGKYYYNPPASSGLSRNYNLVLKHLNDSLRQYPLNFETWYFYGCAGLECGKFDVAAEAFSRCVSLDQTHAMAWSNLSAAYVELDKLKEALSCLKRAVASDSQKNWRIWENYMIVGAKLNEWNDVLLACRRLISIKRDKVGEASIDLPIVEKLTELLVSTDYSTDDSHKLTHFQRSCIELVCDTLPSVITTNARCWRLVAKVELWRKRPWAALECHEKAYRAVSHNPDIEIDEKAWSETVDACEDLVAAYESLGELEGRHGPGSLVCKDWKYKSRATIKGLLSKGKGRWDDSDGWERLMEMRKQI, encoded by the coding sequence ATGGAGGTGCTGCTACATAGCTATCTGCTTTTAAGCGCGAATCCGACGGCTCTGGATGCCAATTGTGCGGAAATCTGTGATGAAGGAACTATCGATCTCGCCCGGGAGATTTTGAATGGCCAATCGTACAGTGTTGTGGAGAAATTAGCTGCATCGTTTCCTAAATCCCCTGTTTTAGCAGCAAGTATTGACGAAGAGAGCCTGCTTGTATCCCTACGTCAGTTTTTGGATGATTGCTTTACCAATAATGAGAGTTACGCACTGCTGTTTGCAATCGCCTCGTTGCAAACCTTCATTCAGAACAATTACACAGGGCCATTGGCACCTGGCAATGTGCAAGACTTGCTGTTTAAGCAAAACGACGTACCTGAGTCTGTGAGGACATTGGCTGTGTCTCTGCTGGGATCAGGCGGCCAACCAGCTTATGATCTGGTCAAAGACCCGCTTTACCTTATTTTGGCGCTTCTGCTACTTGAGAGACTCACTAAGCAGCAGACTAGCTTTGCAGATGACTTCGATGCTGAGCGAGACACATGCGATATCTCAGCGACACACACGCCAGGCCTCCGAGCGGTTGCACATTGGTGGTACGCCAGAGCTTTGCTGGCTCGCTTGTCGTTGTTGCGCGAGCCAGCTGGTAACGGTCCTGCCATTGCGTCATCGATATTCAGTTCAATTGATTTGGCACACGCCATAACGAAGGATCTTCCGCCGGAGACCTCGacaagcttgaagagcGACATCTATACGATGTTTTATCTAGAGAACGTTAAATGCTCGTTAGCCATCAATACGGAACACTTGTGTCTGCCATCTTTGACAAAAGTAAAGAAACTGACCAATTTTCAGTTCGTTCTCACTGGTGCTCGTGCCAAGAGGACCAAGTTTCAACAAAAGTCGTTCTCTGGCCTCATTATCCTCGCTAAATCTTCCTCCACTGCTGCAGTGCAGGAAAGCAGTGATCGGAATCCTGATCACATAGTCTTGGAGTCGGATATCTTGCTGGAGAAACCACATttcgaagacattgctTCTGAACCTCTAGACGAGCAGATTgtcaagaagcaaaaacTCGCTGAAGGCGATGCCTTGGAGGAGGACAAGCTGCTTCCTGTAGCCATCCGACAAGAGAATATTCCGGCTGAATTGCGCAGCCTTGATCCGAATGAGCAGCCGCAATTGACAGGATACGACAATGTacagctgcttctgagATTGTACGTTCTAAGACAAACAAGCCCAGCAAAGGACCCTttagttgaagaagagttAGGCGCCATCATCTCTAGGGTGATCTATCAAAACGGAATGAAGGACTGGACCATCTTTTCACGGGCTTTGTGGGAAAGATCAATCGTGGAGACATGTAAAGCAAAGACTATTGAACGTGGGTTGCTACAAATGCAGTCTTTGGTAGAGGAGCTGGGCATCAAGATTCAGACCAGATTGATACCAAGTTCGTACGACGCCCAAAACAACGAGAGGCTAAAATATGTCCATCAATTGCCGTTCATTCCTCACTGGGAACTTGAAGCAACATTGGCTGAAAAGTATATGTCACTCGGGGTTCTTAAATCTGCCGTTGAAATTTATGAGAGACTTCAAATGGCATGCGAAGCGGCCCTATGCTATGCCGCTGTTGGGGATGAGAAGACGGCTGAGGAGATTCTGCTCAAGAGGGTTGCGGAGCAGCCTAAAGATGCCAGAGCATACTCTATCCTAGGTGATATCCGGCAAGATCCCGAGCTGTGGCAGAAAAGTTGGGAAATTGGGAAATACGTCAACGCCAAAAATTCCCTTGGTAAGTATTATTACAATCCGCCTGCGTCATCCGGTCTATCGCGAAACTATAATCTGGTACTAAAGCACTTAAATGATTCGTTGAGGCAGTATCCTTTGAATTTTGAAACATGGTATTTTTACGGCTGTGCCGGCCTGGAATGCGGTAAATTCGACGTAGCCGCTGAGGCTTTCTCGAGATGTGTATCCCTGGACCAAACGCATGCCATGGCATGGTCTAACCTAAGTGCTGCGTATGTTGAGCTGGATaagttgaaagaagctctgAGCTGTTTAAAAAGAGCGGTGGCTTCTGATTCTCAAAAAAACTGGAGAATATGGGAAAATTATATGATTGTAGGGGCTAAGCTTAATGAATGGAACGACGTACTGTTAGCCTGTAGACGCCTCATAAGCATTAAAAGAGACAAGGTTGGTGAAGCTTCAATCGATCTTccaattgttgaaaagctcaCCGAGCTTTTAGTCAGCACCGACTACTCTACGGATGATTCTCACAAACTAACTCATTTCCAGAGGTCTTGTATCGAATTAGTCTGCGACACGCTTCCGTCGGTCATAACCACCAACGCAAGATGCTGGAGGCTGGTGGCGAAGGTAGAgctttggagaaagagacCATGGGCGGCTCTAGAGTGCCACGAAAAAGCATACCGAGCAGTATCGCATAATCCTGACATCGAAATAGATGAGAAGGCATGGAGCGAGACCGTTGATGCGTGTGAGGATTTGGTAGCCGCTTATGAGTCATTGGGTGAGTTAGAAGGCCGCCATGGTCCTGGCTCGCTTGTTTGCAAAGACTGGAAATACAAGTCTCGGGCAACAATCAAAGGCTTGCTAAGCAAAGGCAAGGGCAGATGGGACGACTCCGATGGCTGGGAAAGGCTGATGGAAATGAGAAAACAAATTTAG
- the PFS2 gene encoding cleavage polyadenylation factor subunit PFS2 (ancestral locus Anc_3.25): MEDGNIQDQSQKRYLTQRRTVDISSPFEKLYFYRKHGIQLPTIEPESSYTTDIMPPCAYRSRDRVINVTSKFTHLSSNKVKHVIPAIKWTPEGRRLVVATYSGEFSLWNGSSFNFESIMQAHDSAVTTMEYSHAGDWMVSGDSDGTIKIWQPNFNMVKELDRAHTECIRDVAFSSNDSKFVTCSDDNILKIWNFSNGQQERVLSGHHWDVKSCDWHPEMGLIASASKDNLVKLWDPRVGQCISTILNFKHTVLKTRFQPTRGHLLAAISKDKSLRVFDIRHSLKELMVVRDEVDYMTLLWSPINESMFTVASYDGSLKDFDLVQDLDAPIHTIPYAHDKCITSLSYNPVGHILASASKDRTIRFWTRAKPLDPNAFDDPTYNDKKVNAWYFGINNGINAVREKSENGAAPPSADGTDGYSLPPLSSSSNTSSLPGIDLVPSKTSSLPGLSI, encoded by the coding sequence ATGGAGGATGGTAATATACAGGACCAGTCGCAGAAACGCTACCTCACACAACGTCGTACCGTGGACATCAGCTCGCCCTTTGAGAAGCTCTATTTCTACAGGAAGCATGGCATACAGCTACCCACAATTGAGCCAGAGTCGTCATACACAACAGATATAATGCCACCGTGTGCATATCGGTCAAGAGATCGTGTGATTAATGTTACTAGCAAGTTTACACATCTGAGTTCGAATAAGGTTAAGCATGTAATTCCTGCGATCAAATGGACGCCAGAAGGTAGAAGACTTGTGGTAGCCACCTATAGTGGCGAATTTTCGTTGTGGAATGGttcatctttcaattttGAGAGCATTATGCAGGCTCATGATTCAGCCGTGACAACGATGGAGTATTCCCATGCGGGCGACTGGATGGTGAGTGGAGACTCGGACGGTACCATCAAGATATGGCAGCCAAACTTCAATATGGTTAAGGAACTGGACAGAGCACACACGGAATGTATCCGTGACGTAGCGTTTAGTAGTAACGACTCGAAGTTTGTAACGTGTTCAGATGAcaacatcttgaagatttggaaTTTCAGCAATGGTCAGCAGGAGAGGGTTCTGTCGGGACATCATTGGGATGTCAAAAGCTGTGATTGGCACCCTGAAATGGGTCTGATAGCTTCGGCGTCAAAAGATAACCTGGTGAAACTGTGGGATCCCAGAGTGGGACAATGCATCTCAACAATACtgaatttcaagcataCCGTCTTGAAGACAAGATTCCAGCCTACGAGAGGACACTTATTGGCAGCCATCTCGAAGGATAAATCTCTTCGAGTGTTCGATATCAGACATAGCCTAAAGGAACTGATGGTTGTCAGAGATGAAGTCGATTATATGACTCTACTTTGGAGCCCCATCAATGAATCTATGTTTACAGTTGCTAGTTATGATGGTTCACTAAAGGATTTTGACCTTGTTCAGGATCTGGATGCGCCCATCCACACGATACCATATGCCCATGATAAATGCATAACGTCGCTATCGTACAACCCGGTCGGACATATCCTGGCAAGTGCTTCCAAAGATAGGACGATAAGATTTTGGACCAGAGCGAAGCCGCTGGATCCTAATGCTTTCGACGATCCAACTTATAATGACAAGAAGGTTAATGCATGGTATTTTGGCATCAATAATGGTATTAATGCAGTGAGAGAAAAGAGTGAAAATGGCGCAGCACCCCCATCGGCTGATGGGACTGACGGATATAGTTTGCCACCACTGTCATCCTCCAGCAATACTTCCTCTTTACCCGGGATAGATTTAGTGCCGTCCAAGACGTCAAGTTTACCTGGATTGAGTATATAG
- the MED7 gene encoding mediator complex subunit MED7 (ancestral locus Anc_3.27), whose translation MSTAETNEISSLYPPPPPYIKFFTQENLEKLPEYLKNKTNRDNQGSATGGAAEQPECALDFLIPPPLPPTSQYRAFGSVWQLKDQLPDLKTMGLTQLYKKASDEDTNNYQYKIKELHRLLKSLLLNYLELVNILSIDPSQYEQKVDHIRTILVNIHHLLNEYRPHQSRESLIMLLEEQLEYKRKEIKEIDQVCQQLRDKLANLDRPTTEPDVEKPDDAKQSATSYDGTIERRG comes from the coding sequence ATGTCGACGGCAGAAACGAACGAGATCAGCTCTCTCTATCCTCCGCCACCGCCTTACATCAAGTTCTTTACGCAGGAGAACCTGGAAAAACTGCCAGAATATCTAAAAAACAAGACCAACCGTGACAACCAAGGCTCTGCCACCGGCGGTGCCGCCGAACAGCCAGAATGCGCATTAGATTTTTTAATTCCACCTCCGTTACCTCCAACTTCGCAGTACAGGGCATTCGGCAGCGTTTGGCAGCTGAAGGACCAGCTGCCAGACCTCAAGACCATGGGCTTGACGCAGCTTTACAAGAAGGCATCCGACGAAGACACAAATAACTACCAGTacaagatcaaagagctccATAGGCTGCTCAAATCGCTTCTTCTGAACTATCTCGAACTTGTCAACATCCTCAGCATCGATCCCAGCCAGTACGAGCAGAAAGTGGATCACATCCGGACCATTCTGGTCAATATCCACCACCTACTTAACGAATATCGGCCACATCAATCACGTGAGTCGCTTATCATGTTGCTTGAAGAGCAGCTCGAATATAAGCgtaaagagatcaaagaaatcgacCAAGTGTGCCAGCAGCTCCGAGACAAACTGGCCAACCTGGATAGACCCACCACTGAGCCGGATGTCGAGAAACCCGATGACGCCAAACAATCAGCTACGAGCTATGACGGAACTATCGAGAGACGCGGCTGA
- the PFK27 gene encoding 6-phosphofructo-2-kinase (ancestral locus Anc_3.26), whose protein sequence is MESLQPGPRNGLSFIRFSLDTLIFFLLFSFLPDLKVIVYKAQTFQSVLSYNTDSGVSERVLSRAGSQMGSPNFISRNGSLKSNQTSANSLFSLGKKNYSNLLLNKSSYYYQNDEIDDDHDGLIPLPDMLLSNLSIDDFSELSRVDSGSPLSFNTPRDNRRRSVVKESTGGKRSKFIFILVGLPAVGKSTISAQLIRFIQSNPATHSLRCLVYNAGKVRRKMSFKNLGKLSMELANNSSDDLFNPKNSEKKEKYARITLDKLLKELDRDVCDVGIFDATNSRVQRRQFVFEEICAYNENPESNFRVTPMVLQITCDEPNFIRYNVHQKSFNEDYFDKPYEYAVRDFARRLKNYYSQFTPFSCEEFNSLVKLINDRGLGHGVFAYNIVNTGLVPSKHLNNNHFPTNFSREIVQMVNLMESFVEHYTRMFGYTYIERVKEFFNEEMKNVEAKPTPGGLNYLSTLGSILDEEYFGELQQLLRRNLENINIGH, encoded by the coding sequence ATGGAATCTTTACAGCCTGGACCACGTAACGGGCTATCCTTTATCCGATTCTCCCTGGACACGttaattttttttttactttTTTCTTTTCTACCCGATCTGAAGGTGATCGTTTATAAAGCTCAGACCTTCCAAAGCGTGTTGAGTTATAACACGGATTCAGGCGTATCAGAGCGAGTGCTTTCTCGTGCGGGTTCACAGATGGGGTCTCCCAATTTCATCTCACGCAATGGGTCGTTGAAATCGAACCAGACGTCTGCCAATTCgcttttttctcttggcAAAAAAAATTACTCTAACCTCCTCCTGAACAAGTCGAGCTACTACTACCAAAATGACGAGATAGACGACGATCACGATGGTCTGATACCGTTGCCCGACATGCTGCTCAGCAACCTGTCAATCGACGATTTTTCCGAGCTCTCGCGGGTCGATTCTGGTTCACCGTTAAGTTTTAATACGCCACGTGACAACCGCCGAAGATCAGTAGTGAAGGAATCTACCGGTGGTAAGAGAAGCAAGTTTATATTTATCCTGGTTGGGCTGCCTGCGGTCGGGAAGTCGACGATCTCTGCGCAGCTGATTCGGTTCATTCAGAGCAATCCCGCCACACATTCCTTGCGATGTTTGGTCTACAACGCCGGGAAAGTGAGAAGGAAAATGAGCTTCAAAAACCTGGGGAAGCTCTCAATGGAACTAGCAAATAATTCTTCtgacgatcttttcaacCCAAAGAActctgaaaagaaggaaaaataCGCTAGGATAACGCTGGATaaacttttgaaagaactcgATAGAGACGTTTGCGACGTGGGTATATTCGATGCGACGAACTCCAGAGTTCAGAGAAGACAGTTTGTCTTCGAAGAGATTTGTGCTTATAACGAGAATCCAGAGTCCAATTTCCGTGTTACTCCAATGGTGCTTCAGATCACCTGCGATGAACCGAACTTTATCAGGTATAACGTTCACCAGAAATCGTTTAATGAGGATTACTTCGACAAGCCATACGAGTACGCCGTCCGCGATTTTGCCCGgaggctgaagaactacTATTCTCAGTTTACGCCCTTTTCTTGCGAGGAATTCAACTCACTTGTGAAGTTAATCAACGACCGTGGATTGGGTCATGGCGTTTTCGCGTACAACATTGTAAATACGGGACTGGTGCCATCGAAGCATCTGAACAATAATCATTTCCCCACCAATTTTTCCAGAGAGATTGTACAGATGGTGAATCTGATGGAAAGCTTTGTTGAACATTACACGAGGATGTTCGGGTATACGTACATCGAGCGTGTGaaggagtttttcaacGAGGAGATGAAGAACGTCGAGGCAAAACCAACTCCTGGGGGGCTGAACTACTTGTCCACGTTGGGATCGattttggatgaagaatATTTCGGTGAgcttcagcagctgctAAGACGCAACCTGGAGAATATCAACATTGGCCACTAA
- the PHA2 gene encoding prephenate dehydratase PHA2 (ancestral locus Anc_3.29), translating into MTVANSATPIAALFLGPEGTYSHQAALQQFGDHPQAKFIVADSIPECLERLENDSNIDFAAVPFENSTNGQVVFTYDLLRDRMAKQSDGGDGLNRVIPELEVIDEQYVSVSHCLVASSPLNLESLPRYKRIRIYSHPQVWGQVDKYLQKLKNRCPQTVVERIDTPSTSEAVRRTVQVESQSGERSELNLAIASNAAAKVHNAHIIDQGINDKQGNTTRFLIFRKRSATTVQLPDSRTKVSLLTFTIKQDNPRSLVDVLAVLKNHPVNMCSISSRPLKEEPKGRKWQYIFFIEYYCDSNKIDWDAFYQEISASCSLWCLWGTFPRNELYSS; encoded by the coding sequence ATGACTGTTGCAAATTCTGCTACTCCAATTGCAGCGCTATTCCTGGGTCCAGAGGGCACCTACTCCCATCAGGCCGCTCTACAACAGTTCGGCGATCATCCGCAAGCCAAATTTATAGTCGCTGATTCGATACCGGAATGCCTTGAGAGGTTGGAGAACGATAGTAATATTGATTTTGCTGCAGTTCCGTTCGAAAATTCAACAAATGGCCAAGTCGTCTTTACATATGACCTTTTGCGAGATCGAATGGCTAAGCAAAGCGATGGAGGCGATGGACTTAACAGAGTGATCCCAGAGCTCGAAGTAATAGATGAGCAATACGTGTCTGTGTCACATTGCTTGGTAGCGTCTTCGCCGTTGAATTTAGAGTCATTGCCAAGATATAAGAGAATCAGAATTTATTCACACCCACAGGTTTGGGGCCAAGTGGATAAGTATCTTCAGAAACTCAAGAACAGATGTCCCCAAACGGTTGTAGAGAGGATAGACACGCCATCGACATCAGAAGCCGTCAGGAGGACGGTCCAAGTCGAATCACAATCTGGCGAGAGGTCCGAGTTGAACTTGGCAATAGCAAGCAACGCCGCAGCCAAGGTTCACAACGCCCATATAATTGACCAGGGAATCAATGACAAGCAGGGAAACACAACCAGGTTTCTAATTTTCCGCAAGAGAAGTGCAACCACCGTGCAGTTACCGGATAGCCGGACGAAAGTGAGTCTTCTAACCTTCACAATTAAACAGGACAATCCAAGATCCCTGGTGGACGTATTAGCGGTCCTGAAGAATCATCCTGTAAATATGTGCTCTATCAGCTCCAGGCCGTTGAAAGAGGAACCAAAGGGCAGAAAGTGGCAATACATCTTTTTCATTGAGTATTACTGCGACTCCAACAAGATCGATTGGGACGCATTTTACCAAGAAATCTCTGCTTCATGCTCTCTTTGGTGCCTCTGGGGTacttttccaagaaatgAGCTGTactcttcttga
- the DAL82 gene encoding Dal82p (ancestral locus Anc_3.31), with protein MGEMSLAVDDCILLKLMDKYKPHLKPYAYRQDAWYRVLEDYNEKTGNLYRQIRTLKTKFNRMKVLCNDENSGIAVGDLELLRKLVGESDSATTHRARRKRRTRSPALEIDSQQDALDAIERSEVVCGDEGHPSDHDDDAAELAEEANDATQPPPLDSITMGFSLANTNNTSSPSLGLASGQPPVEAGERTSADAVGDLKPFGSSGQNYDAEIYKHLITSLTGILSRKRCMSEVVTNQDLVTVDKLYTELREYQRTEQQFREEVLHRLDTIIAHLGNRENFPD; from the coding sequence ATGGGCGAGATGTCGTTGGCAGTCGACGATTGCATACTTCTTAAGTTGATGGATAAGTATAAACCGCATTTGAAACCTTACGCTTATCGTCAGGATGCTTGGTATCGTGTCCTTGAGGACTACAATGAGAAAACGGGCAATCTATACCGGCAGATACGCACGTTGAAGACGAAGTTCAACAGAATGAAGGTTTTATGCAATGACGAGAACAGCGGCATTGCTGTCGGTGATCTTGAGTTATTGCGAAAGCTTGTAGGGGAAAGTGACAGTGCCACGACGCACCGAGCTCGCCGAAAGCGGCGAACTCGGTCCCCAGCACTGGAGATCGATTCGCAGCAAGACGCATTGGATGCTATTGAGAGATCCGAAGTTGTTTGCGGCGATGAGGGCCATCCTTCAGACCATGATGATGACGCCGCAGAACtggctgaagaagctaatGACGCAACCCAGCCTCCGCCTTTGGATAGCATAACAATGGGGTTTTCGCTGGCAAACACTAACAACACATCCAGCCCATCCCTGGGCCTGGCATCGGGACAGCCACCAGTAGAAGCAGGCGAGAGAACATCTGCCGACGCAGTCGGTGATCTTAAGCCGTTTGGTTCTTCCGGACAGAACTATGATGCGGAGATATACAAGCATTTGATTACCAGTCTCACCGGGATCCTTTCACGCAAAAGATGCATGTCAGAGGTGGTTACAAATCAGGATCTTGTAACAGTGGACAAGCTCTATACCGAGCTCAGGGAATACCAAAGAACCGAGCAACAGTTTCGCGAAGAAGTCCTTCATCGACTTGATACAATCATTGCTCATCTGGGTAACAGAGAAAACTTTCCAGATTGA
- the ATP11 gene encoding Atp11p (ancestral locus Anc_3.30), translating to MSFLARRLRYKIASPFIQTRLASLVSYDIYLQRRPKQSYSTAPIDKYQEKLLKKAKEQGFDSVGEFLESAKADIDKKKKDFNRIDPLKELEDYEQRMKMSANNAGMTSARGPIDASQAKVPFKTLDSFLNVEKIKELSKQEVEFLWRAKWMSKDDALCAVVPVNIFDRMMTNAKSNPIFVLPLPRAAADGKEAPDQTQSVELHYIQWQFVGPNTVHCIMTSLAEFKLHNEYAKPHTTFQFHLEMAKEKKIVLMNGQVEPDINVSLQDAQLLLLNVQRFWGAMGEETPIAKQRLKLLRDFTRGSTDFNVDLLISLSQSMEN from the coding sequence ATGTCTTTTCTAGCTAGACGGCTTCGTTATAAAATAGCATCACCTTTCATCCAGACTAGACTAGCGTCGTTAGTATCATACGATATCTATCTGCAAAGACGGCCTAAACAATCGTATTCGACAGCTCCAATCGATAAATACCAGGAGAAActtctgaagaaggcgaAAGAACAGGGCTTTGATTCCGTTGGCGAATTTCTAGAGAGTGCCAAGGCAGATatcgacaagaagaagaaagacttCAATAGGATCGATCCATTGAAGGAACTGGAAGATTACGAACAGCGTATGAAAATGTCAGCTAATAACGCGGGGATGACCAGCGCAAGGGGACCCATTGACGCCAGCCAAGCGAAGGTGCCGTTCAAGACTCTGGATTCGTTCTTGAACGTCGAAAAGATTAAAGAGCTGTCCAAGCAGGAGGTCGAGTTTCTGTGGAGGGCGAAATGGATGAGCAAGGACGATGCCCTGTGTGCCGTGGTTCCCGTGAACATCTTTGACAGGATGATGACCAACGCAAAGAGCAATCCGATCTTTGTGCTGCCGCTGCCTAGAGCAGCCGCAGACGGAAAAGAGGCTCCAGATCAGACGCAAAGCGTCGAGTTGCACTACATCCAATGGCAGTTCGTCGGCCCAAATACCGTTCACTGCATCATGACATCGTTGGCCGAGTTCAAATTGCACAACGAGTATGCCAAACCGCATACGACCTTCCAATTCCACTTGGAGATGgccaaagaaaagaagattgtgCTGATGAACGGTCAAGTGGAACCAGATATCAACGTCTCGCTACAGGACGCtcagcttctgctgctgaacgtCCAGAGATTCTGGGGCGCCATGGGCGAGGAAACGCCGATCGCTAAGCAGAGGTTGAAGCTGCTACGGGACTTTACCAGAGGCTCCACAGATTTCAACGTCGACCTACTGATAAGTTTATCGCAATCTATGGagaattga